In Campylobacter porcelli, the sequence TGCTAGATCCAGCTTCAAAAAGCTCAAATATGCTAAGCAAAATTTTAGAGCTAGATGGAGAGGTGATAATAGGCGATGAAGCATTAAGGCAATATATAAAAGATGGTAGGGATAAATTTTATGATATGGGTGAGATTTGGCAGCAAAAAACTGGATTGCCTTTTGTTTTTGGGCTATTTTGTTGTAATAAAAATCAAAATTTGTATAAAAAAATTATTAATCAATTCTTAAAGCAAAAAATAAAGATACCAAAATACATACTCAACGAATATTCAAAAAGTAGAAATATCGCTCCAAATATGATTTTATGGTATTTAGAGCATATTAGCTATAATATAAAATTTAAGGAAAAACGAGCACTAAAAAAGTTTATTTCACTAGCAAAAAAGTATAATTTTCAGCCATAAAGTGAGTAAATTTGTAACAATACAGACAAAAAATATCCTAACTTTTTCTATATTAAGATTAAATTTAAGATAAATTAAATATAATCCAACTACAAACATTTTCACAATAGGAGTTACGATGTCAGTACATGAGTATATCAACCAAACACTTGAAAATATCAAAAAGTCAAGTCCTGGTCAAACAACATTTTTACAAGCAGCAACAGAGGTTTTACATACTTTAGAGCCACTTTTAGAAAAAGAAAAAAAGTATCTTGATCACAAAATTATAGATCGCATTGTAATGCCTGAGAGAACTACGATGTTTCGTGTAACATACATGAATGACAAAAATGAACCTTGCTCACACTTTGGGTATCGTGTAGAGTTTAACTCTGCTCTTGGCCCGTATAAAGGTGGTTTGAGATTTCATCCTTCAGTATGCTTAGATATAATCAAATTTCTTGGTTTTGAGCAAATTTTTAAAAATTCGCTTACTGGACTTAATATGGGTGGCGGCAAAGGTGGTGCTAATTTCGACCCTAAAGGCAAAAGCGATGGCGAGATTATGAGATTTTGTCAAGCTTTTATGAATGAATTATATAAATTAATCGGCGATGTAAAAGATGTCCCAGCTGGCGATATTGGCGTTGGTGGTCGTGAGATCGGCTATATGTTTGGTCAATATAAAAAATTAACAAATCGCTTTGATGGTGCTTTGACTGGTAAAGGTCTAGACTGGGGCGGTAGCTTAGTAAGGGTAGAGGCTACTGGATATGGCTCAGTATATTTTGCTCAAGAGATGCTTAAAAAACAAAATAGCAGCCTAGAGGGCAAAAAATGCTCAATAAGTGGTGCTGGAAATGTGGCTATATACACAGCTCAAAAGCTATATCAACTTGGCGCACTTCCTATAACAGTAAGCGATTCAACTGGCTTTATATATGATAGCGAAGGTATAGATGTCGAGCTATTAAAACGCATTAAAGAGGTAGAGAGAAAAGGTCTTATCGAGTATGCGGCTGCTAAACCAAGTGCGAAATTTACTCCAGTTAGCGAGTATAAAGCTGGAACAAATGGTATTTGGAGCGTTCCATGTGATGCTGCCTTCCCAAGTGCTACTCAAAATGAGCTAAATTTAGAAGATATTAAAACGCTTTATAATAATGGTTGTCGCTTGGTTTGCGAAGGTGCTAATATGCCTAGCACACTTGAAGCTATTGATTTTATGCTAAGCAAAAAAGACTTCTTATTTGGTCCAGCTAAGGCTGCAAACGCTGGTGGCGTGGCTACTAGTGGGCTAGAGATGGCACAAAACGCAAGTATGCAAAAATGGACTTTTGATGAAGTAGATAGCAAACTTCACCGCATTATGACAAATATCTTTGAAGCTAGTTATGAGACTTCTGTTGAATTTGGAGTGCCAGGCAATCTTGTTCTAGGAGCAAATATCGCTGGATTTAGAAAAGTTGCTGATGCAATGATAGATCAAGGATATGTATAATAGAATTTAGCCGACTTAATGTCGGCTAGAATTTAATCAATTTAATTATTTTTAATTTTACTCCACTACCCTTCTACTAATTATAGGACTAAGCTTAACTAAAATATCATAATTAATAGTCCCAAAAAACTCAGCCCAAATATCAGCATTATCTAATACACATATCCGCTCTCCACCATCAATTGAGCTAAAGCTATCCATAGACATTTTGCCTAAAATTGGATTTCCATTGGCTAATTTTAGCTCTCCATTGCCATTATATCGCAATAACCCATCGCCATAGCCAAGATCATATGTAGCGATATTCATATCATATTTAGCAGTAAATGCGCCACCATAACCTACACTTTGACCAGCATATAAGACTCTTGAGCTTACACGATCGGCATAAAGCTTTAAGACTTTTTTAAGCTCTAGGCTCTCATTAAACCCAAAATATCCAAATTGAGCCATACCAGCACGCACATACTCATCACCTATATCTGAGCTTCTCTCAATCGCAGCTGAGTTGTGAGAGTGAAATATAAGCTCGCCATCAAAAAATTCTTTAATCTTATCTTTAGCTTGTTTGAAATTCTCTTTTTGAACAAAGTAATCCCCACTATGCTCATCGCTAGCTCTAAAATGAGTAAAAGCACCCTTTAATATCAAATTTCGTTTTTTAATAATATTAATAGCAGTTTCAATCTCAGTAATGTCTATACCATTTCTATGCATTAAAGTATCGATGGCAAGATGAATTTGGCTATTTGGTCTTATCTTTTCTAAAGCCCTAAGCTCATTAATAGCATAGATAAACTCGCCATTCTCAGCACCAGTTGGTAAATGCGAAAGCACTATAATGCTCTTAAATAATCTAGATAGTTCCCTTGCTTCAAGCTCACTTTTAACACACGCTATTTCAATGCCAAATTCACTAGCGATCTTGCCCATTAGGAGCGCCCCATGACCATATGCGTTATCTTTTAAAACGGCGATAATTCGCTTTTTAGAGCCTACTTTTTTGGCTATTTGAGTTAAATTATGCTCATAAGCACTTTTTGAGAGTAAAATCTCAGACATTAAAGCTCAAATCAAATTTTTTATATATATGTGGTAGCATCTTTCTTACTGCATAATCATATGCGTAAAACTCTTTATATAAGGCTTTTAAGCTTGGCTCTTTACAAGCATCAAAGTCAAAGGCTGTGCTATTGCCTTGCTTTGGCACACTTGCATCTAAAACATCAAAAAATCTCCCCCTAGCGGCCAAAAACTCCTCAATTTGCTTTTTTACAAGCTCTTTTTCATCACTCATAGCTACTCCTCTACTAAAATTTTCATCTTATTATCAGCCACTTCTACATATAAGGTTTTATCCCCATCAAAATTATATGAGGCTGCTCTATATTTCTCATCAAAATTTACGCGATATATATTCTTGCCATCTATGTTTGGATATGGTGTTATATTGAAATTTTTAAATTCAATTATTTTGCTCTCATTTTTGCTAAATACTCTCTTTTTCATCTGCGTAAATTCTGCAATTTTCATACCATCAAAGCGTCGAAAATCATTATGATAAAAGCTCATATATCTATCCAAATCGCTCTTAGTCCAAGCATCTTTCCACGCAAAAAGCTGGGCAAATATCACAGCTATATCAAGACTGCTAGATTTTGGTTTGCCATCTTCGCTTATTATCACGATAGCTGAATTATTTTGCACTATATCTTCAAAAGATTCTAAAATATCATTTTTCATAGCGATACAGCCTTTGGTCTCTAGCTCATTTTCCCTTACATCGCTCTCCATAGGATAGCCATGAATCCATATGCCATAGCCTGTTCTTTTGCGAAGTTTATCATATAAATTTGGGTAAGATAAGCTAAAAGCAACCGGCCCATAATATGTAGTAGGCGGAGTAAATCTGCGTGTTATATCATATACACCAACTGGGGTTTTCAGATCCCCTTCTAATAGCTTTTCGCCCATTAAACCAGTGATTATCTCGCTATTTTTAACCTCTTTTAATTTACCATCTTCATATTGATTTACAGATATATTCTTAGCAGTTTTATCAGCTACTATGATTAATCTGCTTTTATCATCGTGATAGCCATATTTTAGCTCTTTATTTTTTAAGCTATCGCTCCAATACTCCACACTTTGTAAGTTCTTCTCTATCTTATCTTGGACTGCTGATATACCACCTTTAAGATATAACTCCTCTAGCTCCCCGCTAAATAAAGATGTTGATACTACCAATAAAAAGAGTAATTTTTTCACTATTTTAACCTTAATTAATTAAATCTTTAAGCTTGAAATTATATCAAAATCGGTTGAAAATTAATTTAAATTCTTGTATAATTTAGCTCACTTCAATCAAAAAAGGATAAAATATGTTTAAATATTTATTTACCTCAACTCTAGTTGCACTTAGCGTAAATGCTCAAATTTTAATTACCAATTCATATATCAAAGATACCCCGCCGAATGCGAAAAATAGTGCCGCTTTTATGAGCATAGAAAATCAAGATTCAAAAGATATTGAGCTAATTTCAGCTAGTAGCAATATAAGCAAAGCTACCGAGCTTCACACTCATATCACAGAAGATGGCATGAAAAAGATGATTCAAATCCCAAGCATTAAGATACCAGCTAACTCTAAAGTTGAGCTAAAACCAGGTGGTTTGCATGTTATGTTTTTGGGCTTAAAAAGAGATATAAATGATGGAAATGTCGATTTAAATTTAACTTTTAGCGATGGCAAAACATATGAATTAAAAAATATCCCAGTTAAAAAAGTTATACCTATTAAAATGCATTAATTTGGAGCTAAGCTGTGTTTAATAATAAAAACATTCTAATAACCGGTGGAACGGGCAGTTTTGGCAAAAAATATACTAAAATTTTATTAGAAAATTACAAGCCAAATAAGATAATAATCTACTCACGAGATGAGTTAAAACAATATGAGATGGCTCAGGAATTTAATAGCCCATCCATGCGTTATTTCATCGGCGATGTAAGAGATGAGAGTAGATTAAACACTGCTATGAATGGGGTTGATTTTGTAATCCATGCCGCTGCTATGAAGCATGTGCCAATAGCTGAGTATAACCCAATGGAGTGTATAAAAACCAATATCCACGGCGCACAAAATGTCATAAATGCCGCCCTTAAAAATGGAGTAGAAAAGGTAATTGCACTAAGCACCGATAAAGCGTGTAATCCTGTAAATTTATATGGTGCTACCAAACTAGCTAGCGATAAGCTATTTATAGCGGCAAATAATATAGTAGGTCCAGGGCCAACTAGATTTAGCGTCGTTAGATATGGTAATGTCGTTGGCTCTAGAGGCTCGGTGGTGCCGCTATTTAAAAAATTAATAGCAAATGGGGCAAAAGAGCTGCCAATTACTGATGAGAGAATGACTAGATTTTGGATTACGCTTGAAGATGGGGTTAAATTTGTCCTTAAAAACTTTGCTAGAATGCAAGGTGGGGAGCTATTTATCCCTAAAATTCCATCTATGAAAATCACAGATTTAGCTGCCACTTTAGCGCCAAATTTGCCAATTAATATAATTGGCATTAGACCAGGAGAGAAGCTCCATGAGATGATGATAAGCGCTGATGATGCCTTGCATAGCTTGGAATTTAGCGATCACTATGTTATCACGCCTTCTATTAAATTCTATGATAAACAGGCTAATTTTGCTATTAATAAACTTGGAGAAAAAGGCTATAGAGTTAGTAGCGAATTTGAGTATCGCTCTGATAATAACGCCCAGTGGCTAGATGATAAATCACTAAAAGAGATGATAGAGAAGATATAATCTATCTTCTTTTACAAAGCTCCACAATAAAAAATATTATGGTAGCAACTGCGATTATACTAGCTCCACTTGTTAGGTTAAAATAGTAGCTAAGTATCAATCCGCAAAATATAAAAATAGCTGATAAAATAGCTGATAAAATCATCATTATAGCCAAATTTGGGCTAAATTTCTCAGCTATATATGGCGGAATGCTAAGCAAAGCAATCACCAAAATCAGCCCCACAACCCTAATAGTACTAACCACGCAAAGTGCGATAAGAGCACTCATCAAATAGTATAAGAAGCTGACATTTACCCCACGAAGCTTAGCAAATTCACTATCAAAACAAAAAGCACAAATTTGAGTATAAAAAAGCAGTGCAAATAATACAAAAACAGTATCCAAAACACTCATAAATATAAGATCTTCTGTGCTTACAGCCAAAATAGAACCAAACAAATAGCTCATCAAATCAGCATTATACCCAGGGCTAAGATCTACAAAAATAATCCCCACAGCCATACCAAACGCCCAAATAGCACCAATTACGCTATCTATCCTATCACGATTTTGTCCGCTGATAAAGGCTATTAAAAGCCCTATAGCCACAGCAAATCCAGCCGCACCAAAAAGCGGAGAAGCACCTAAGAAAAATGCGATACCTATCCCGCCATAAGCCCCATGAGCCACACCTCCAGCGATAAATGTCATCTTATTTATCACAATTAATGAGCCAATCACCCCACAAGCTACACTAACTAAAACTCCAGCCCATAAGGCATTTTGCATAAAACTAAAGCTTAAAATTTCCACCATCAATCCTTATGCGAAGCACAACCACAGCTATTAAGCGCTAGCTCAACATCACAAAAATGCGTATGATCCTTGCTAAGATGGCTTATAAAATCTCTATTATCTAAATTTGAAATATCATGAAGCACGACGCTACCGCTATTTATATAAGCGACCTTAGAAGCAAAATTAATAGCCATATTAATATCGTGGCTGATGGCGATAACGCCGACATTTGCTTGATTTATCTCTTTTAATGCGGTGTAAATTTGAGCCTGACCTTGCGTATCTATACTAGCTGTTGGCTCATCTAGCATTAAAATTCTAGCCCCACTTACCAAAGCTCTTGCTATATATACTCTTTGTCTTTGCCCCCCACTTAATGCACCAATGCCCCTAGAGCTAAACTCCCTCATACCGACCATATCCAAAGCCTGTATAGCCATATTTTTATCAGCTTTTGAGTAAAATTTAAACAATCCACCACTTAGCCTTCCCATTAATACCACCTCCAAAACGCTCATCGGAAAGCTCTTATTTACCGGTATGTATTGCGGGACATAGCCTATTAGCTCTTTTGCTAATTTTGGTGGCTTTGAATCTATGCTAATCTTGCCAGATTTAGGCTCTAAAATGCCAAGCATTAGACGCAAAAGGGTGCTTTTTCCACCGCCATTAGGGCCAATAATAGCTAAAAAATCTTTACTATCGTAGCTAAAATTTAAATTCTCAAATATATAGCCATCATCATAGCCAAAGCTTAAGTTTTCAATTTTGATTTTCATAAATGCACTTTTAAGATAAGCAATTTTACATTTCTCCTAGAAATTTGAGTTTAAAATTATATCTGATTTGACTTAAATTTATTTAAAGAAAAACTTGATAGAATTTAGTAAAATAATCCCAAGGTAGTATATATGCAAGATATTTGGAATAAAAAGTCCAAAACATATCCTAGGTTTAGCCCTATTATGCGTCCATTTGAGGCTGAATTTTTCGCCTTTTTAAATGAGTGTGGCGTGGATTTTAGCAGCAAGAGCGTTATAGATATAGGTGCTGGAACTGGAGTGTATAGCTTGCATTTAGCTAAAATGTGTAAAAGCGTTTTGGCATTAGATATTAGTGATGCGATGCTAGAGATTTTAATATTAAGTGCTAAAGAGCATAATATATCCAATATTCAAACCCTTAATGGCACGATAAATGATATTAAAAATAGTAAATTTGATATAGGATTTTTGACTATGTCCCCAGCACTTAAAAGCTATGAGGATTTTGAGATATTTTATAACCTTGCTAATAAGCATATATATATGAATTGGCTAAAGCCTAGAAGATCAAATTTATTAGAGCTTTTTATGGATTGTAAAGCTGATATGGCAACGCCTATGGCTATATTAGAGCAGTTTTTAATCTCTAAAAATATTAAATTTAAATCCAAAATCATAAATGAAAATAGAAGTGTAACAAGAAGCATAGACGATATGGTAGAAAATCTAGCTTGGCATTTAGAAATAAGCAGACAAAATTACACAAAAGATGAGATAAAAAATAAGATAAAAAACCTAGCAAATGGTGATGAAATCACTGAAAATATCACTACTTGCGTGAAAGTTATGGTATTTTGAAGGTAAATATTTTAAAATTTATAATGCTATTTTTCGCACTTGCGTGTCTATATTTTATTATAGAAACTGGTAGAGTTTTACTCAAAACAGAGGAGAGATTATATGATTTTGCCGAGCTTAAAAGGCTAAATCAAGAGCTATTTTTACAAATTGACCTACAAAGCATTCACACAACCATAGAAGAAAGCGAAGATAGCATTACCAAAATCAATGCAATATTAGATAAAATCAGCTCAAATTTTATCACCACAAAACTATTTTATAAGCTAGATCATATATTGTTTTTAGAGAATTTAAACGCCAAAATCAAAAAGCAAACCGATATAATCAGAAACTACTATGTAATCCGTCAAGATATATCTAAATGCTTAATAGAGCTAAATCAAAATTTATCAAAAACTACAAATATCAAAGAGATGAGTAATGCCTACGCGTTGCTGATGAACTCAAGATTTATAGATGAATTTGATAGAGATTCGTTTGATATATATCTAACTAAACTAATCGCTCAAGAGCAATCGCCATTTGATTATCAATTTTTAAGCATGATCCAACATGTCAATGATAATCTAATCACCATTCCAAATTTACAAATTCAAAATTATAATATGCATATTCAAAGACAAATTCAAGAGCTTATAAAAATCTCAATTGAGTATTTCAATTCTGCTTTATATGCTCTCATTGGTAGCTCGGTATTTTTACTTATCATAGTTATACTCGCAGTGGCTAAAAATGGGGTTTTAAACCTACAAAATAAAGAGAATAAACTCAAATTAAAACAGCTAAGACATCTAATTGATAGCAATCCAAATCAAGTAATAATCCTAGATAAATTCGGCAAAATCTCTAGCGTTAATAATGCATTTGTAAATGCCTCTAGCTTTAGTGCTCAAAGCATAATTGGCAAGGAGCTAAGCTCACTAAATATGAATATGCAAGGGATTGATATATTTGATGAAGTTAGCCAAAGTAAAGAGATCAAATGCTATGATGAGTTTGTCAGCAAATCAAATGATGGGATACTAATCTATGAAAATATAGTCGCAATCCCAATGCTAGATGAATTTAATGATATAAATGGCGCTATAATTTTAAAACAAGATATAACCAAAGAAAGACTGATAAAAAAAGAGCTAAATTTTAGAAATTCACAGCTTCAAGAAAGCTCAATTATAGATAATCTAACTGGATTAAAAAACCTCTCTGCACTAAATGACGCTATCAAAAATAATCAAGATGGTGTATTGATTTATATGATGATTACAGACTTTGCAAATTTAAGATTTTTTTATCGTTCAGACTTTATCGATATGATATTTATAGCCATTGCAAACTCTATAAAACTTGCCATTAGCACATATAAAATTGACGCTATAGCCTATAGAATGCAACTTGATGAGTTTTGCATATGGTATAAGGGCGATAATATCAAAAAAGATATAAAATATATTTTAGAGTATTTTAAATCCAAAAACATTACAATCCAAACAGATGGTGGATTTGAAATCTTACCAAATATCTCAATCACAATGGGTATAAGCTCTAACAGCGATAAACCAAATTTAACCAGACTAACCCAAGGCATTCTAGCCGCACAAGAAGCAAAAGAAAAAGAGCTAAGCTTTAGCTTTTACAACCATGATAATATAATAGAAAAAAGCTATCAAAAAAACGCCACAATAACAAGATTAATCCAATATGCATTAAATGAAAATAGAGTAATTGTCGAGTGTCAAGGGATTTTTGATATTAGAAATTCCAAGCCTACAATTAGCTCATATGAGATTTTAATCCGTATTTTAGACCAGCAAAATCAAATCCACTACCCAAATGAATTTTTAAGCGTAGCCAAGCTAACTTCGCTATATCTAGCACTTACAAAGCAAGTTATTAATAGAGCTTTTGAGCTATTAGAGAGATTTGGCGATAAAAAGAGATTTTCTATAAATCTCTCAAGTGTAGATATACTAAATGAGCCGATTAAAAATCTATTTTTACAAAAGCTTAGCCTATGCCAAAACCCGCAAAATCTCACTATAGAAATCTTAGAAAGCGAAGGCATAGATGACTATAATGCTATAAATCCATTTATCCAAGAGATTAAAAATTATGGTTGCAAACTTAGCCTTGATGACTTTGGTAGTGGATACTCAAACTACTATAGAATGCTTGAATTAAATATAGATTATATCAAAATTGATGGCTCTATCATCTCTAAATTGCCATTTGATAAAAATGCCAAAAGTATCGTAACAACCATTGTCGAATTTGCCAAAAGGCAAGGCTATGAGACCGTGGCTGAGTTTGTCTCTACTCCACAAATCTTAGACATTATCAAAGAAGTTGGTATAGACTACGCACAAGGCTACTTACTAGCTAGACCAGTATTGCCAAATAATATAGAATAATAGGAGTAAATTTGCATAATAATATAATAAATGGCGCAGTTAAATTTATGGAAGAAAACTTCATAGAGCATAAAGAGCTATTTGAACATCTAGGTAATAAGCAGACGCCACATACGCTATTTATCGGATGTTCTGACTCTAGAGTGGTACCAAATTTAATCACCAACACCTTGCCAGGTGAGCTATTTGTCGTGCGAAATATCGCAAATATCGTCCCACAATATAGGCTAGTAGATGAGTTTTTAGCCACTACAGCGGCCATTGAGTATGCTATAAATACTTTAGGGATTAAAAATATAATAGTATGCGGTCATAGCAACTGCGGTGGCTGCGAAGCACTATATCAAAGCGATGATAAATTAAAGAGTACGCCAGTTGTTAAAAAGTGGCTTTTGATAATTGAGGATATTAAAAAAGAGGTTTTAAAAGATAAAGATATAACTCCAGCCAAAAGAGCTTGGGTAACTGAAAGGCTAAATATCATAAACTCACTCCAAAATATTATGACCTTCCCAGGCGTGATAGATAAGCTAAAAGCTAAAGAGTTAAAGCTATATGGCTGGCACTATATCATAGAAACTGGGGAATTATACAACTACGATGACGCTACAAAAAGCTTTAAACTATTAGAAAAGAGCATAAACTATGAAGAAATTTACTCTCAAATTTTTACTGATTTTTAATTTATTTTGCAATCTTTTACTTGCAAATCAGCTAAGTGATGTAAACAATAAGATTATATCGCTAAATTCGCAATTAACCATAATAAAAGAGCAAAATGCTAGCACAAATGATGAGATTTCAATCCTAGAAAATGAGAAAAATAGCCTAATCAAAAGCTTGCCAGCACTCATCACTAGTAGCAATGATTTTAATCAAACCCACATAAATTCATACATAAGAGCACTAAATGAGGAGTTAAAAAGATACCAAGCTAACTCTACTCACTTCATTCAAACGCAAATATCACTAGCCTCTGCTAATTTAGATAAAATTTACTACTGGTCGCTATCGCAAATATCTCAAGCTTTTAAAGATTATAGCAAAACCCCAGATGAGGCCATAATCGATGCCATAACTCAAATTCAAATCTCCAACTATCAAGAGTTAAAATCAATAAGCCAAGATCCAAATAGCCAAAATATCGCCAATGAGCTAACCACGCTTGAGATAAAGCGTCAAACATATAGCGAAATACTAAATTATTTAAAAGATAATTCTGAGCTTTTTGATAGCAATTTTGTGCTAACTAGCCTAAATTTACAAAATATAATCAACAAGATAAATATGGCTGTAAATTTACAATCCAAATCCATAAATATAGGCAAAATCACTATTATATCCTTAGTTTGTATATTTTTTATACTCTTACCAAGGGTGGCTTCGCTTTTGCTTTATAGGATACTTATCGCTATCTTATCTCGATCAAGAAATGCAAATAATGAGCTCAAAGAGCAATTCGTAGCAGCCATCAAGCTACCTGTTGTGATATTTTTTATCATATATGCACTAAATTTATCTCTCATCATCGCCTACTATCCTTCCACCATAAGCATAGAGATGAAAAACTACTTTGATATTGCTTATAGCATGGTTATAGCGTGGTTTGTGATAGGAGTACTTGATGGGTATGGGATTATCATCTTATCAAAAATCGCCCAAAAATCAGGTCGCAAAGAGGTGGTAAATCTCATAATTAAAGTCTTATATTTCATCGTAATTATCATTACAATTTTGGTAATTTTAAGCAAAATTGGCTTTGATATTAGCACGATTATCGCCTCTCTTGGTATTGGCGGACTAGCTGTAGCATTAGCAACAAAAGATATAATAGCCAACTTTTTTGCCTCTATTTTGCTTCTTTTTGATAGCTCATTTAGTCAAGGAGATTGGATTGTTTGTGGTGGGATTGAAGGAACGGTGGTTGAGATAGGGCTTAGAAAGACAACTATTAGGACATTTGACAATGCTTTAGTATTTGTGCCAAATTCCAAAATTATGAGCGAAAGTATCAAAAACTGGAATCGCAGAAAGATAGGCCGCCAGATCAAAATGCAAGTAGGTCTAAGCTACACAACTTCCAAACAAAGCATTCAAAACTGCATAAATGATATAAGAAATATGCTTTTAAACCACGAAGGAATCGCTAAAAGCGGTATAGATAGTGCCTTAAATAGCAATGACGCACGGATAAAATATCGCCAAAATATGGTCTCTGTAGATGACTTAGATGGGTATAAAAGTAATCTTTTTGTCGTGCTTGATGAATTTGGCGATAACTCCATAAATATCTTGATATACTGCTTTAGCAAAAGCGTGATTTGGGGCGAATACTTAGCCACCAAAGAGGATGTAATGCTTAAAATAATAGAGATAATAGAGCGATATGATGATGCGAGCTTTGCCTTCCCAAGCAGAAGTTTATATATAGAATCCATACCAGAAATTCAAATTCACAAAGGAGAAAAAAGTGTCTGATATATATGATGATGAACTAGATGAAAATCTCAATTACGATGATTACGAAGATAGCTACAAGGATAGATCTCGTAGCTACAACTATGATGAAAACGACTACTCATACGATGATGAGGACGAAGAGGATAGCTACGATATGGAGTAAGGCTATTTTATTAAATTTGAAATAGCCTTAAAGCTTGGGTGAGTGGCACTTTGGAGTAATTCAAAGGCTACCATCTCAATTGATTTTACCTTGGCTTCTTTTAAATTCAAATAGGCTAAAACCTTATTTTGCGGATCTCTACTTCCTATACACTCATCAA encodes:
- a CDS encoding metal ABC transporter ATP-binding protein; this translates as MKIKIENLSFGYDDGYIFENLNFSYDSKDFLAIIGPNGGGKSTLLRLMLGILEPKSGKISIDSKPPKLAKELIGYVPQYIPVNKSFPMSVLEVVLMGRLSGGLFKFYSKADKNMAIQALDMVGMREFSSRGIGALSGGQRQRVYIARALVSGARILMLDEPTASIDTQGQAQIYTALKEINQANVGVIAISHDINMAINFASKVAYINSGSVVLHDISNLDNRDFISHLSKDHTHFCDVELALNSCGCASHKD
- a CDS encoding class I SAM-dependent methyltransferase; the encoded protein is MQDIWNKKSKTYPRFSPIMRPFEAEFFAFLNECGVDFSSKSVIDIGAGTGVYSLHLAKMCKSVLALDISDAMLEILILSAKEHNISNIQTLNGTINDIKNSKFDIGFLTMSPALKSYEDFEIFYNLANKHIYMNWLKPRRSNLLELFMDCKADMATPMAILEQFLISKNIKFKSKIINENRSVTRSIDDMVENLAWHLEISRQNYTKDEIKNKIKNLANGDEITENITTCVKVMVF
- a CDS encoding EAL domain-containing protein; this translates as MKVNILKFIMLFFALACLYFIIETGRVLLKTEERLYDFAELKRLNQELFLQIDLQSIHTTIEESEDSITKINAILDKISSNFITTKLFYKLDHILFLENLNAKIKKQTDIIRNYYVIRQDISKCLIELNQNLSKTTNIKEMSNAYALLMNSRFIDEFDRDSFDIYLTKLIAQEQSPFDYQFLSMIQHVNDNLITIPNLQIQNYNMHIQRQIQELIKISIEYFNSALYALIGSSVFLLIIVILAVAKNGVLNLQNKENKLKLKQLRHLIDSNPNQVIILDKFGKISSVNNAFVNASSFSAQSIIGKELSSLNMNMQGIDIFDEVSQSKEIKCYDEFVSKSNDGILIYENIVAIPMLDEFNDINGAIILKQDITKERLIKKELNFRNSQLQESSIIDNLTGLKNLSALNDAIKNNQDGVLIYMMITDFANLRFFYRSDFIDMIFIAIANSIKLAISTYKIDAIAYRMQLDEFCIWYKGDNIKKDIKYILEYFKSKNITIQTDGGFEILPNISITMGISSNSDKPNLTRLTQGILAAQEAKEKELSFSFYNHDNIIEKSYQKNATITRLIQYALNENRVIVECQGIFDIRNSKPTISSYEILIRILDQQNQIHYPNEFLSVAKLTSLYLALTKQVINRAFELLERFGDKKRFSINLSSVDILNEPIKNLFLQKLSLCQNPQNLTIEILESEGIDDYNAINPFIQEIKNYGCKLSLDDFGSGYSNYYRMLELNIDYIKIDGSIISKLPFDKNAKSIVTTIVEFAKRQGYETVAEFVSTPQILDIIKEVGIDYAQGYLLARPVLPNNIE
- a CDS encoding carbonic anhydrase, yielding MEENFIEHKELFEHLGNKQTPHTLFIGCSDSRVVPNLITNTLPGELFVVRNIANIVPQYRLVDEFLATTAAIEYAINTLGIKNIIVCGHSNCGGCEALYQSDDKLKSTPVVKKWLLIIEDIKKEVLKDKDITPAKRAWVTERLNIINSLQNIMTFPGVIDKLKAKELKLYGWHYIIETGELYNYDDATKSFKLLEKSINYEEIYSQIFTDF
- a CDS encoding mechanosensitive ion channel family protein, translating into MKKFTLKFLLIFNLFCNLLLANQLSDVNNKIISLNSQLTIIKEQNASTNDEISILENEKNSLIKSLPALITSSNDFNQTHINSYIRALNEELKRYQANSTHFIQTQISLASANLDKIYYWSLSQISQAFKDYSKTPDEAIIDAITQIQISNYQELKSISQDPNSQNIANELTTLEIKRQTYSEILNYLKDNSELFDSNFVLTSLNLQNIINKINMAVNLQSKSINIGKITIISLVCIFFILLPRVASLLLYRILIAILSRSRNANNELKEQFVAAIKLPVVIFFIIYALNLSLIIAYYPSTISIEMKNYFDIAYSMVIAWFVIGVLDGYGIIILSKIAQKSGRKEVVNLIIKVLYFIVIIITILVILSKIGFDISTIIASLGIGGLAVALATKDIIANFFASILLLFDSSFSQGDWIVCGGIEGTVVEIGLRKTTIRTFDNALVFVPNSKIMSESIKNWNRRKIGRQIKMQVGLSYTTSKQSIQNCINDIRNMLLNHEGIAKSGIDSALNSNDARIKYRQNMVSVDDLDGYKSNLFVVLDEFGDNSINILIYCFSKSVIWGEYLATKEDVMLKIIEIIERYDDASFAFPSRSLYIESIPEIQIHKGEKSV